The sequence AAAATCATAGTCAAATAAAATACCACAGCGCAAGTTTCTGCCACCTTGTCACAGAAAAAAGATAATAAACTTTAACAGAACATTCTGTTTAAACATTGAGTTAAAACATTCAACAGTAGTTATATTTGTATATTGATGTAAATGTCAAAATTTGTTCAATTTTAAATACTTACGAAACCATGGCAACTGTAATAAAAAAATCTCCAGCACCTAAAAAAAAGGCTCTAAAGAATACTATTAATAAGGATAAAATAATTTCGCTTTATATGGAATCGGTTCTTATGAACGAAAAAACGCCGAAAAGTGTTTTTAAATTCTGCAAAGAACACAATTTTGAAGAAGCCGTTTTTTACGAACACTTTGGTTCTTTTGAAGGCTTGCAAATGGAGATTTGGAATTCCTTTTATAGAAAAACTATTCTGCTGGCGAATAACGACGAAGCTTTTCCGAATTATTCCAACCAAGAGAAAATGCTTACGTTTTTCTATACTTTCTTTGAATTACTCACATTAAACCGAAGCTACGTTCTTTTCACTTTAAAAGAACATCAAAATATGATGAAAAATTTGAGTCAGTTAAAAGGACTTCGAAAAGACATAAAACACTTTGCAGCTGAACTGATTCGTGATAATAACGAAGACAAAAAGCTTAAAGTTTTAACACAATCGGTAACCGTTTTTTCTGAAGGCGCTTGGTTGCAAACACTATTCTTACTAAAATATTGGATGGACGATAATTCTGCTGGTTTTGAAAATACAGATGTGGCCATTGAAAAATCGGTGCGTGCAATTTTTGACGTTTTCGATACCAAACCGCTAGAAAGTGTGTTGGATTTCGGTAAATTTTTATGGAAAGAAAAAATGATGTAATGAAGACGATAGACAAAATCCCCACCAATAAAATTCAGCGTGCTTCAAAGTTGATGACCACCGGCGTAAAAGTTGGCGGGAATTATTTGAAGTATTACGGAAAAAAACTTGTAAACTCAGAGCATACAAAAGACGAGTTAAACGAAAGCAATGCCGAAGATATTTACGATAGCTTAAAAAACTTAAAAGGCAGCGCTCTAAAAGTTGCGCAAATGTTGAGCATGGAAAAGAACATTATGCCAAAGGCGTATGTTGAGAAATTTTCGTTGGCTCAGTTTCAAGTGCCGCCACTTTCGGCACCATTGGTACGTAAAACTTTTAAAAAGTATTTTGGAGATACACCAGAAAGTCTTTATGACACTTTTAATGCCGAATCTGTGGCTGCGGCGAGTATTGGCCAAGTGCATAAAGCCAAGAAAGATGGTAAGGATTTAGCAATAAAAATTCAATACCCAGGAATTGCAGAAAGTATTAGCAGTGATTTGGCGATGGTAAAACCCGTTGCAATGAAAATGTTCAATATAAAAGGAAAGGATAGCGATAAATATTTTCAGGAAGTGGAAGGCAAATTGTTGGAAGAAACCAATTATATTTTGGAATTAAAGCAGAGTGAAGAAATTTCTTTAGCTTGTAAAAACATTCCCAATCTAAGATTTCCAAAATATTATCAAGAACTTTCCAACGAGCGAATCATTACAATGGATTGGATGGAAGGTCAACAACTCTCTGTATTTGTGAAGCAGAACAAGAGCATTGAAAATTCGCAAAAAGTAGGGCAGACGCTTTGGGATTTCTATATGTTCCAAATGCACCAGTTAAAACGCGTGCACGCTGATCCGCACCCAGGGAATTTTTTGGTAGATGAAGATGCAAATTTAATTGCTATCGACTTTGGTTGCGTGAAAACCGTTCCCGACGAATTTTATGTGCCTTACTTTGAATTGGCAAAACCTGAAAACATCAATAATCCCGAAGTTTTTTTAGAGAAAATGTATGCTTTGGAAATTCTAAAAGAAGAAGATTCGCCAGAAGAAACAAAATTCTTTTCAGAGTTGTTTTATGAAATGTTGAGTTTGTTTACAAAACCCTTCCACGGCGAAACTTTTGATTTTGGTGATGAGGAATTCTTCGGAAAAATTGCAGAGCTAAGCAATAAATATTCAAAAGATCCAGAAATTCGGAAAATGAACGGAAATCGAGGCTCCAAACATTTCCTTTATATAAACAGGACATTCTTTGGACTTTACAACTTGATGAACGATTTGGGAGCGAAAGTAGAAATCAATAATTATAAACAATACATTTAAACTTTAACAAAACTTTGTTTAGGCCTTTAACAATTTCAATAAACAAAGCGCTGTATCTTTACATCTAAATAATGAATATTACATTGCTATGAAAAAGTAAAAATATTCCATTATTTAATTGGTTAGGTTGTTTAAGAAGGGCGCATCTTTTGCGCCCTTTTTTGTTGTTTTGAAAAATCGTTTTCCGCACTAACTGTTATGCGTGCATATTATATAAGCTTTATTTACTTCCTTTAAAAGCAGTATATACTTATCTTTCCACTCTATTTTAAATTCAAATAAATGTACACTTCAAAAATTACTGGTTTGGGTTATTACGTACCCGAAAATGTGGTTACTAATGATGATCTTTCAAAACTGATGGACACCAACGACGCTTGGATTCAGGAACGAACAGGTATCAAAGAACGCAGACATATTAAAAAAGGTGATGGCAATTCTACATCCGTTATGGCGGTTAAAGCTTCAACAATCGCCTTAGAACGTGCGAAACTTGAGCCCAATGATATAGATATGATCGTTTTTGCAACACTAAGTCCAGATATGTATTTTCCAGGCGGCGGGGTAGAAGTGCAGGAAATGATGGGAATGCAAACCATTCCAGCTTTGGATGTTCGCAACCAGTGTACTGGTTTTGTGTATGCACTTTCCGTGGCAGACCAGTTTATAAAGACAGGAATGTATAAAAACATTTTAGTGATTGGTAGTGAAAACCACAGTGGAGGTTTGGATTTTTCGGATCGTGGGAGAAGTGTTTCCGTTATTTTTGGTGATGGTGCTGGAGCAGCCGTAGTTTCTAGAAATGAAACAGGAAAAGGAGGAATTCTTTCAACACATCTTCACAGTGAAGGACAACATAAAAACGAACTTTCCCTAAAAGGCCCAAGTACCGAACATTGGGTGCCTCAGATTATTGCTGAAAACCCACAAGAAGATATTCCTTATTATCCTTATATGAACGGCCAATTTGTTTTTAAGCACGCTATTGTTCGTTTCTCTGAAGTTATTCAGGAAGGCTTGGAGGCAAATAATCTTGAAGTAAAAGATATTAGTATGTTAATTCCACATCAGGCCAATCTTCGTATTTCGCAGTTTATTCAGCATAAGTTGAAATTGACAGATGACCAGGTTTTTAATAATATTCAAAAATATGGAAACACAACTGCAGCTTCTATACCAATAGCTTTAACCGAAGCTTGGGAAGAAGGAAAAATTAAAGAAGGAGATTTGGTGGTTTTGGCAGCTTTCGGAAGTGGTTTCACTTGGGGAAGCGCTATAATTAGATGGTAGTTTTCTTCAGTAGAAAAAAATGAAAAAGCCTTTCAGCAAATTTTGAAAGGCTTTTCAGTACCTAAAAAGGTATAATTCGTTAAATGCTAATTCAAACAAACCATAAAATGAAGTCTTAGGTATTTACTATATAGACGTAGAAAAACATCTTATGGTTTCACTACAAGTCATTATTTAACAGAATAATAACAAGAAAAGCCTAAAACAAACAAACCCGAAGCGTTTGCCTCGGGTTTGAATCTTTACTGCAATTATTAACACTAACCATCAACGTAAAAAATAGTGCAGTAAAGAATAAATTCTAACTACTATATAGACGTTCAAAAAGTGGAAATGTTTCACAACCCTTCTCTTTTTAACGAACCTTTATGAAATGCCAGTACCAAAGAACAGAATTCAAAGAAAAAATTTATAATTTAGGCATTCCATCTTCAGCTTTATCAAATATTAAATAAAGTTGAATTCTTGAAGATTGGTGTTGTAATTTCCCTAGAAACTATTAAAATTGAAGAAGACATTAGTACTTGGCGCCAGCCTTAATTCCAGCCGATATTCAAACTTAGCCATTAACCGCTTGGTAAATCACGGACATACTGTCAAAGCTGTTGGTTTGAGAGAAGGAACGGTTGCAGGCCTTACTATTTCAACCGAAAAAGAAGCTTTTGAAAATATCGATACTGTGACGCTTTATTTGAATCCGAAACGTCAGGAAGAATTTTATGATTATATAGTTTCCTTAAAGCCGAAGCGCGTCATTTTCAACCCCGGAACCGAAAACCCTGAATTTTATGAAATACTTCAAAAAAATAATATTGAATCTGAAGTTGCTTGCACTTTAGTTCTTCTGGGAACGAATCAATATTAAGCCTAAGAAAGTGAGCGCTCCGTTCAATATTAATATGAAGAAGCCGAATTCAAAATTCAAATATTTCAGACTTAATGTGCTTATTGAGTAGCCCAAAAAAGGAGTTAGTATTGCGACTATGGGCACAAATTTGTCTTTTACGTTCCATTTCGTGAAAAGACCATAGGCATATAACCCTAACAGCGGACCGTAGGTATAGCCCGCAAATACAAACAGTTTTGCAATTACAGATGCATCGGCAATTACATATTTGAAGAAAATAATCACCAAAATTAGTAGCACAGATACCAAAATGTGAATTAGTTTACGAACGCGGATTTGCTTCTCTTCGTCATACTTTTTTTCAATTTCTAGAATATCAATGCTGAATGAAGTCGTTAAAGCTGTTAAAGCACTATCTGCGCTACTATAAGCTGCGGCGATCAATCCTAAGATGAAGAGCACGGCAACGCCAATCCCAAATTCATTCATCATTGCAAGTGTAGGGTACAATTGATCTTTGTGAGCATCTATTCCGTTCTGTTGCGCATAAACTGTCAATAAAAGTCCTAAAACCAAAAACACAAAATTTACAATGGTTAAAACAATTGTAAACCAAAACATGTTTTTCTGCGCATCCTTTAAATTGCGGCAAGTTAGATTTTTCTGCATCATATCTTGGTCTAAACCAGTCATAACAATCGCTATAAACGCACCACTAATAAACTGTTTCACAAAATGATCGCTAGATTTCCAATCGTCAAAAAAGAAAATTTGACTCATATCACTATCCGCAATAAAGTTGAATAGATTACTTCCTGATAATCCTAAATCTGTGGAAACAAAATACACCGAAACCCCAACAGCTACAAGCATAAATAGAGTTTGAAGCGTATCCGTCCATACAATGGTTTTTATTCCACTTTTGAATGTATAGAGCCAAATCAATAATATGGTAATAGTAACCGTGACCCAAAAAGGGATATTCAGATCATCAAAAATCATACTTTGCATAACAACCGCTACCAGATAAAGCCTAAAACTAGCGCCCACAATTCGTGAAAGTATAAAGAATGAAGCTCCAGTTTTATAGGAAGACGTTCCAAACCTACTCTCTAAATAGGTATAAATAGAAGTAAGATTCATTCTGTAATATAGCGGTAGCAATACAGTGCCAATAACCGCATAACCCACGATATATCCCAAAACCACTTGAAAATAACTAAATTTTGAAGCTTCCACCCAACCAGGAACTGAAATAAATGTCACTCCGCTTAACGAAGCCCCAATCATTCCAAAAGCAACCAAATACCAAGGCGATTGTTTGCCAGCCTTAAAAAAATCTGCGTTGCTTCCGCCTCTATTGGTTAAAAAAGAAACAAGAATCAAAACCAAAAAATAACCAACAATTAAGAGCAGTATGTGTAAGGGTTGCATAAAAATTAAGACTTCATTGGTTAGTGATACTTTTTGGTAAAAATACAAAGTTTGATTTCCCCACCATTTTTATTTTTGATACATTTGAAAACTTTGAATTAAAAAAAATATAACTCCTTAAAAATTAAAAAGATGCGTTTTAAATTACTTCTACTCTTAGCCTTGTTTTTTGGTTCTTTCACCAGTCAGGCGCAGGAATATTTACAAATGATTGATGATGGCACTTATAAAGTGCAGGACGTCATAGACAATGCTGAAGCCTACTTCGCAAACAGAGACAAAGGTCGAGGAACTGGTTACAAACCCTTTAAAAGGTGGGAGTACAACGCCCTTAGAATGGTTAAAGAAAACGGATACCTTCCAACAACTGAAGAGCGTTTAACCGAACTTCAACGTTGGAATGCATATTTAAACAACACTGCCCAAAATCGCTTAGTTCTTCCAGATAACTGGGAAGAACTTGGACCAAAAGCTTGGAACAATACATCCGGTTGGAATCCTGGAGTTGGAAGAATTACAGGTCTTGCAATTGAAGAAGGAAACATCAACCATATGATTATTGGTGCTAATACTGGCGGTGTATGGAGAACTACAGACGGTGCCCAAACTTGGACTCCGCTGTGTGATTATTTCTCAAATCTTTCAGTTTATTCAGTAGCAATAGATCCTGATGATGCGAATACCTATTTTTTCGGTTCTACAAACGGAAAAATATTTAAATCTACAGATGCTGGAGCAACCTGGAATTTACAAGGAACTATAGGAAACAGTATTGTAAATAAGATTCTTATCAATCCAACTGATACTAACATTATGTTCGCAACTGCTGAAAATGTGGGCATCTATAGATCTACTGATAGTGGTGCAAACTGGGTAAAAGTTGTGTCGGGAGATAATAGAGCTTATGATATTGAATTTAAACCTGGAGATCTTTCAGTAGTTTACGCATCAGGAAGTGGTTTTCACAAATCTACCGATGGTGGTGCTACATTTACTACAATTGGAGGTTTCACAAGCGGGCCAAAAATGATTGGAGTTTCTGCGGATGATGCAAACGTTGTTTACGTTTTGGAAGCTTCTGGAAGTAAATTTGGAGCTTTTTATAGTTCAAACGATAGTGGAGATAGCTTCACAAAATTAAATCACGGAGGTCTTAACTTTTTTGGATATGATACCAACGGAAATGATAACAGCGGCCAAGCTCCACGAGATATGGGGATTGCTGTAAACCCAACTGATGCAAACGAAGTTCATATTGCTGGACTTCTTACTTGGAAATCATCAAACGCAGGTGTAAGTTTTACTTGTACCTCAGACTGGACAGTACAAAATGCTGCAGCTAAGAATATAGGATATTGTCATTCAGATATTGATGACCTTCAGTTTTACGGAACTACTTTGTTTTCAATTTCTGATGGAGGTATTTATAAAGCTGAAAATACAGCAGTTGTGAATAGTACCTACTTTGAAGACCTTACGGAAGGTTTAGGAATTCGTCAATTTTATAAAATTGGAGTTTCCCAAACAGCTGATGTTATTGTTTCAGGGGGTTCACAAGACAATGGAACTTCTTTCTACACAGCCGCAACAGGATGGAAAGATTGGTTGGGTGCAGACGGTATGGAATCTTTTATAAGTAACTCTAACAGCAGTATCTTTTTTGGAACAAGTCAAGGTGGGCAATTGTATCGCTCTATGAATGGCGGGAATTCTTATATTAATATAAATGAACCTGGAAGCGGTTCTGGAAACTGGGTAACACCTTTTGAACAAGATCCTACACTAGAAAACACTATATATGTTGGCTATGACCACGTTTATAAATCTTCCAACTTTGGTGGTACTTGGACTACGATTTCACAAGATTTCATAAATAATTTGGACAATTTGAAGATTGCTGCGTCAAACAATCAAGTAATGTTTGCTTCAACAGGCCCGTTCCTATATAGAACTGGAGATGGAGGAGCAACAGACTGGATTAGAACAACATTACCAGGCGGAACTATAAATTCTATAGCTATCCACCCTAATAATTCTGATAAAATAGCCGTAGCAACATCAAGTAACAACCGCGTTTTTGTTTCTAATGACGGAGGAGCTACTTGGGAAAACTATAAAAAGAACCTTCCGAATTTCAGTGCATTAGCTCTTGTGTGGGATAATAATGGTGAAGATGGTTTATATCTAGGAATGGATTACGGAATCTATTATATAGACAACACCTTCACAGATTGGCAGCCATACAGTAACTTATTACCAAACGTAATTGTAAATGAATTGGAGATCAATAACACAACAAATACATTGTATGCTGGGACTTACGGAAGAGGTCTTTGGGCTTCACCATTAGTAGCAAGCACTATTGGTATAGAAGATGTAATTTCTGAAAGCACCATGAGTATTTACCCAAACCCAGCAACTTCAGAATTTACAATTGGATTGCCAAAATCTATGAATGCGGAAGTTAGAGTTTTTGATATCACTGGAAAACTTCTTATTTATGAAGCCAAAGCATTAATATCAAACAATCATACCGTTGATGTTTCATCGCTTTCTTCTGGAACGTATTTTGTTCGTTTGAATACTGAAGATGGAACTGCAACTAAAAAATTGCTTATAAAATAAATATCTTCTTTTAAATATTAGGAATGCTTCAGAAATAATCAACTTTTTCTGAAGCATTTTTTTTAACTTGTCCGCTGGTAAAAAACTATGGAATTTTCTTCAAAACTTCTTGAAAACGCAGTAAACGAAATGTCTCAACTTCCTGGAATCGGGAAGCGTACAGCTTTGCGTTTAGTGCTTCATATGTTGAAACAGCCAAAGGAGCAAACACAAAAATTGGCATCCAGTTTGACCAAAATGCGCGAGGAAATAAACTTCTGCGCAAACTGCCATAATATTAGTGATACAAAGCTTTGCGAAATATGCGCCAACCCACGCCGTGACGAACAGTTGGTTTGTGTAGTTGAAGATATTCGCGATGTTATGGCAATAGAAAATACAAGTCAATATCGCGGTCATTATCACGTTTTGGGTGGCAAAATTTCGCCAATGGACGGAATTGGTCCGGGTGATTTAACCATTCCTTCTTTAGTTGAAAAAGTAAAAACAGGAAACATTCGTGAACTTATTTTTGCGCTCAGCTCAACTATGGAAGGTGATACCACCAATTTCTACATCTACAAACAAATAGAATCTTACAGCATAATTACAACCACAATTGCTCGTGGAATTTCAGTAGGTGACGAACTTGAGTATGCCGATGAGGTTACGCTAGGACGAAGTATTTTGCATCGAATTCCTTTTGAATCTTCACTAAAAAGCCTGTAGTTTGAAGCTATCCGTTGTTATCCTAAATTATAATGTTCGCTATTTTTTAGAGCAGTGCATCCTTTCAGTTCAAAATGCAATCGAAAACTTGGAAGCTGAAATTATTGTAATTGACAATGACTCAAAAGATGATAGTTGTGAAATGTTAAGACGAAATTTCCCCGAAATCATACTTATTCAAAACAAAGAAAACGTTGGTTTCAGCAAAGCAAATAACCAAGCTGTTGCCATAGCAAAAGGGGAATATGTTTGTATTCTAAACCCAGATACTGCCGTTGCTGAAGATACTTTTCAACGAGCAATTAAATATTCTGAAAGCGTTGAAAATATTGGCGCACTTGGCGTTTATTTAATGGATGGCACGGGTAATTTTCTTCCAGAAAGCAAACGAAATTTACCAACCCCAAAAGTATCTTTATTTAAATTTTCTGGCTTTTCGAATAAATATTATGCTAACAATATTTCTGAAACCGCAAAAGGAGAAGTTGACATATTAGTGGGCGCTTTTATGCTATTAAAAAGAAGCATTTACAACGAAGTAGGCGGTTTTGATGAAGACTATTTCATGTATGGAGAAGACATCGATTTCTCCTATAAAATTACAAAAGCTGGTTACAAAAACCATTATTTAGGAAGCACGACCGTACTTCACTATAAAGGCGAAAGCACTAAAAAAGACGATATATATTTTGAACGTTTTTACGGTGCGATGCGAATTTTCTACCGAAAACATTTCAATAAAAACCTGCTATTAGAAAGTTCGGTTTCTGCGGCAGTTGCTTTGGCCAAAAAAGCTCGAAAAATTTCGTCCGACAAAAAAAAGACGCCAACAGCAAAGGTTGAAAAAAGTTATTTCTTCACAGAAAATGTGGAATTGCTCGAAAAACTTTCAACGAGTATAGATATTGTTTTTCAATTGGTTTCAAAAAATATGCACCATTCTATTATTCTAAAAAATAGCTTGTTTGTCTTTGACGCAGCATACATTTCTTATGAAGAAATCTTCACGATAATGAAGCAATTAAAGGGTAACGGCAATCTTTTTAGAATACTTCCAGTGGGTTGTGACTTCATAATAGGAAGCGACCAAAGTGACGAAAAGGGCGGCGTGGTTGTTTTTTAAGAAATTTGAAACCCAAAGCGAACAAATTTTAACTAATTTTGCAAACTTAACTTATGGGCTTGGATTGTTAACTGAGCTAAGCCGAAGTGCAGCCGAAGGGTTGGAATCTTGAACTTTAAACCTTGAATTTTTGAATTGCTATGGCAAAATTTGAATTGAAACTTCCCAAAATGGGCGAAAGTGTTGCAGAAGCAACCTTAACTAATTGGCTAAAAGAAGTGGGCGACACTATTGAAGCCGATGAAGCTGTGCTTGAAATTGCGACCGACAAGGTGGACAGTGAAGTTCCCAGCGAGGTAGATGGCGTTTTGATTGAAAAACTTTTCAATGTAGATGATGTAATTCAAGTAGGTCAAACCATTGCCATTATTGAAATCGCTGGTGGAAGCGATGAAAGCCCAAAAGCAAGCACTGAAAGCACTCCCGCGCCAGAAGTTATCAAGGAAGTTGAAAAACACGTTGAAACTGCCAAACAAGCAACTCACGCACCAATTGAAAATAAAGGCGATCGTTTCTATTCGCCATTAGTAAAAAATATTGCTGCTGCAGAAGGTATTTCCCAAACAGAACTAGACGGAATATCAGGAAGCGGAAAAGATGGACGTGTTACCAAAAATGATATTTTGGGTTATGTAGAAAATCGTTCAACTGCAAAACCGCAACCGCAAGCTGTTGCTGAAACTAAAACTCCAGAAACAGCAAAACCTTCAGAACCTACAAAACCAAAAGCTGCAGTATCAGTTGGCGGCGATGATGAAATTATTGAAATGACTAGAATGGGCAAATTAATCGCCCATCATATGGTTGAAAGCACGCAAAGCGCTGCGCACGTGCAATCGTTTATAGAATGCGATGTTACCAATATTTGGAATTGGAGAAATAAAATGAAAACTGCCTTCGCTAAACGTGAAGGAGAAAATTTAACCTTCACCCCAATATTTATGGAAGCCGTGGCTAAAGCCTTAAAAGACTTCCCAATGATGAATATTGCTGTAGATGGTAATAATATCATCAAACGTAAAAACATAAACTTAGGTATGGCCGCGGCACTTCCAGACGGAAACCTAATCGTTCCCGTAATCAAAAACGCAGACCGATTGAATTTGCTTGGAATGAGCAAAGCAGTAAACGATCTTGCAACCCGAGCGCGCGAAAACAAATTGAAGCCAGACGATATTCAAGGCGGTACTTATACGGTTACGAACGTTGGAACCTTTGGTAGTATTATGGGAACTCCAATCATTAATCAACCACAAGTAGGTATTCTTGCCTTAGGAGCAATAAGGAAGGTGCCTGCAGTTATTGAAACCCCAGAAGGAGATTTTATTGGTATTCGTTTCAAAATGTTCCTTTCTCACAGTTATGATCACAGAGTTGTAAACGGTGCGTTGGGAGGACAATTCGTGAAGCGTGTTGCTGATTATTTGGAAGATTGGGATGTAAATAGAGAAATCTAATTCGAAATAAATTGTTATGAATAGGAGGTTTTGAATTCAAAACCTCCTATTTTTTTTATATATTATTTCAAAATTTTAATAAAAAGTATCTTTGCCTAACAAAACAAAACAATGGAGCTCAAATTAAAAAAACCAATCTGCTTTTTCGATCTTGAAACCACAGGTGTTAATGTAGCAAAAGACAGAATTGTTGAAATTGCTATTCAAAAAGTATTTCCAAACGGAAATGAAGAAAGCCACACTTGGCGCGTAAACCCAGAAATGTCCATTCCCGCAGAATCTTCCGCAATTCACGGAATTACTGATGAAATGGTTGCCGATGAACCTACGTTTAAAGAACTAGCCGCAAAAGTATATGCTTTGATTAAAGATAGCGATCTTGGTGGATTCAACTCCAACCGTTTTGATATTCCGCTGCTAGCCGAAGAACTGCTTCGTGCTGAAATTGATTTCGATTTAAAAAAATCACTTTCGGTAGATGTGCAGACTATATTCCACAAAATGGAAAAACGAACTTTAGAAGCAGCATATAAATTTTACTGTGATAAAGATTTAAAAGACGCACATAGTGCAGCAGCAGATACAAATGCTACTTATGAAGTTTTAAAAGCACAACTAGATAGATATAGTGAACTGGAGAACGACATGAGTTTTTTAGCAGATTTCAGCTCTCATAAAGATCATGCCGACTTTGCTGGATTTGTCAGTTATAACGAAGATGGTGTTGAGGTTTTCTCCTTCGGAAAATATAAGGGACAATTAGTTACAGATATTTTAGACAAAGATTCTGGGTATTTAGGCTGGTTGTTAAATGCAGATTTTCCGCTTTATACCAAAAAAGTCCTAACTCGTATTAGGCTTCAAAAGTTGAACACAAAACAATAAAATACAGATGAAAATAATTTGTATAGGTCGAAATTATACAGACCACATTAGCGAGCTTAAAAGCGCAACCCCAACAGAACCAGTTATCTTCTTAAAACCCGATACGGCAATATTATTAAAGAAACAACCTTTCTTTATACCAGAGTTTTCAAACGACGTGCATCACGAAGTGGAACTTTTGGTTCGCATTACTAAAATTGGAAAACACATAGACCAAAAATTTGCACACAAATATTATGATGAAATTGGTCTAGGAATAGATTTCACAGCAAGAGATCTTCAAACAGAATTGAAAGCAAAAGGCTTGCCTTGGGAAAAAGCAAAGGGCTTTGATGGAGCTGCAGTTGTGGGAAATTTCATCAAAAAAGAAGAAATTGTTGACTTAAATAACATTATTTTTAGCTTAAAACGTAACGGAAAAACAGTGCAAGAGAGCAATTCTATGCTGATGATATGGAAAATCGATGCTTTAGTCGAATATATTTCAAAATATTTCACATTGAAAATTGGCGATATTATCTTTACCGGAACTCCAGCAGGTGTAGGCAAAGTTGAAACCAACGATGTGTTGACTGGATATATTGGTGAAACAGAAATGTTTTCCATAAAAGTGAAATAACATGGCTATTTATTATTCTTTGGAAAATCTAAGAGAAATTGCAGAAGGCGATGAAGATTTTCTTAAGGAATTGGCAAACGCTTTTTTGGAGGAAATCCCTATAGATTTGGGCTCCATAACAGAAGCCATTCATAACGACAATCGTGAACTGGCTTATCAATTTGCGCATAAAATGAAACCCAATATAGAAATGTTTGGTATAGACGGGCTAAAGGAAATTACTATTATTGAGGAGTGGTCTAAAACATCTAAAAATAAAGCCACAGTTCTTCCAAATCTTGAAAATGTTCTCGTAACTTTGAACCACGTGTTTGATGAATTAAGAGAAGACTTCCAATTATAGTGCTCGCAGAAATTATAACCATAGGCGATGAGATTCTCATAGGCCAAATTATTGATACCAATTCAGCCTTTATTTCAAAAGAGCTAAACAAAATAGGGGTAAAGATTTATCAAATTACCTCCATTCAAGATGATAGAGATCATATCCTACAAGCTTTTAAAGATGCCAAAAAACATGCCGATTTAGTTATAGTTACAGGTGGTTTGGGTCCAACCAAAGACGATATTACAAAACAAACTTTCTGCGATTTTTTTGAAGATACTTTAATTGAAGACCAAAGCGTAGTTGAAAACGTAACCCAGCTTTTCAAAAAATATCAATTAAATAAACCCTTGCCTGCCAATTTTCTGCAAGCGATGGTTCCTTCAAAAGCAACTATTTTGACGAATCAGTAC comes from Aequorivita sublithincola DSM 14238 and encodes:
- a CDS encoding CoA-binding protein, whose protein sequence is MKKTLVLGASLNSSRYSNLAINRLVNHGHTVKAVGLREGTVAGLTISTEKEAFENIDTVTLYLNPKRQEEFYDYIVSLKPKRVIFNPGTENPEFYEILQKNNIESEVACTLVLLGTNQY
- a CDS encoding ABC1 kinase family protein, whose translation is MKTIDKIPTNKIQRASKLMTTGVKVGGNYLKYYGKKLVNSEHTKDELNESNAEDIYDSLKNLKGSALKVAQMLSMEKNIMPKAYVEKFSLAQFQVPPLSAPLVRKTFKKYFGDTPESLYDTFNAESVAAASIGQVHKAKKDGKDLAIKIQYPGIAESISSDLAMVKPVAMKMFNIKGKDSDKYFQEVEGKLLEETNYILELKQSEEISLACKNIPNLRFPKYYQELSNERIITMDWMEGQQLSVFVKQNKSIENSQKVGQTLWDFYMFQMHQLKRVHADPHPGNFLVDEDANLIAIDFGCVKTVPDEFYVPYFELAKPENINNPEVFLEKMYALEILKEEDSPEETKFFSELFYEMLSLFTKPFHGETFDFGDEEFFGKIAELSNKYSKDPEIRKMNGNRGSKHFLYINRTFFGLYNLMNDLGAKVEINNYKQYI
- a CDS encoding 3-oxoacyl-ACP synthase III family protein translates to MYTSKITGLGYYVPENVVTNDDLSKLMDTNDAWIQERTGIKERRHIKKGDGNSTSVMAVKASTIALERAKLEPNDIDMIVFATLSPDMYFPGGGVEVQEMMGMQTIPALDVRNQCTGFVYALSVADQFIKTGMYKNILVIGSENHSGGLDFSDRGRSVSVIFGDGAGAAVVSRNETGKGGILSTHLHSEGQHKNELSLKGPSTEHWVPQIIAENPQEDIPYYPYMNGQFVFKHAIVRFSEVIQEGLEANNLEVKDISMLIPHQANLRISQFIQHKLKLTDDQVFNNIQKYGNTTAASIPIALTEAWEEGKIKEGDLVVLAAFGSGFTWGSAIIRW
- a CDS encoding TetR family transcriptional regulator C-terminal domain-containing protein, yielding MATVIKKSPAPKKKALKNTINKDKIISLYMESVLMNEKTPKSVFKFCKEHNFEEAVFYEHFGSFEGLQMEIWNSFYRKTILLANNDEAFPNYSNQEKMLTFFYTFFELLTLNRSYVLFTLKEHQNMMKNLSQLKGLRKDIKHFAAELIRDNNEDKKLKVLTQSVTVFSEGAWLQTLFLLKYWMDDNSAGFENTDVAIEKSVRAIFDVFDTKPLESVLDFGKFLWKEKMM
- a CDS encoding sodium:solute symporter, which gives rise to MQPLHILLLIVGYFLVLILVSFLTNRGGSNADFFKAGKQSPWYLVAFGMIGASLSGVTFISVPGWVEASKFSYFQVVLGYIVGYAVIGTVLLPLYYRMNLTSIYTYLESRFGTSSYKTGASFFILSRIVGASFRLYLVAVVMQSMIFDDLNIPFWVTVTITILLIWLYTFKSGIKTIVWTDTLQTLFMLVAVGVSVYFVSTDLGLSGSNLFNFIADSDMSQIFFFDDWKSSDHFVKQFISGAFIAIVMTGLDQDMMQKNLTCRNLKDAQKNMFWFTIVLTIVNFVFLVLGLLLTVYAQQNGIDAHKDQLYPTLAMMNEFGIGVAVLFILGLIAAAYSSADSALTALTTSFSIDILEIEKKYDEEKQIRVRKLIHILVSVLLILVIIFFKYVIADASVIAKLFVFAGYTYGPLLGLYAYGLFTKWNVKDKFVPIVAILTPFLGYSISTLSLKYLNFEFGFFILILNGALTFLGLILIRSQKN